A window from Cryptomeria japonica chromosome 1, Sugi_1.0, whole genome shotgun sequence encodes these proteins:
- the LOC131856048 gene encoding methyl jasmonate esterase 1-like (The sequence of the model RefSeq protein was modified relative to this genomic sequence to represent the inferred CDS: added 11 bases not found in genome assembly), producing MVHGACFGAWCWYIVSDLLLKAGHTVSSIDMASAGIDPRDADHISSLQEYNQPLTDFFTALPSTEKVILVGHSAGGLNLSFTMERFPHKIAAAVFVTAFMPLSGTTLSDIIAEILSFIGDFGDSTFYYANGKGNPATSFKLGTQFTRQSLLQNSPPWDLTLWESLVKKFPLWYEPLLYTAKNYGSVRRIYVVSKEDKLLVEAFQRKTIVENPPQMVYEIEGSDHAVFFSKPLQLTEVLIKIANTSV from the exons ATGGTGCATGGAGCATGTTTTGGGGCTTGGTGTTGGTATATAGTTTCAGATCTTCTTCTGAAAGCGGGCCACACTGTATCTTCCATTGACATGGCAAGCGCAGGCATCGATCCTAGAGATGCCGATCACATTTCGTCTTTACAAGAGTACAATCAGCCTCTCACAGATTTCTTTACAGCTCTTCCTTCTACGGAGAAG GTTATATTGGTTGGGCACAGTGCTGGTGGCTTAAATTTGAGTTTTACCATGGAGCGTTTCCCACATAAAATTGCAGCAGCTGTATTTGTTACTGCCTTCATGCCCCTTAGCGGAACAACTCTCTCTGATATTATCGCTGAG ATCTTATCctttattggagactttggagactCCACATTTTACTATGCAAACGGGAAAGGGAATCCGGCAACATCATTCAAGTTGGGCACCCAGTTTACGCGACAATCTTTATTACAGAACAGTCCTCCTTGG GATCTGACGTTGTGGGAATCGCTGGTGAAAAAATTTCCTCTATGGTATGAACCTCTTTTGTATACAGCTAAAAACTATGGAAGTGTTAGGAGAATATACGTTGTGTCAAAGGAGGATAAGCTTCTTGTGGAGGCGTTCCAGAGAAAAACGATTGTAGAGAATCCTCCACAAATGGTGTACGAAATTGAAGGATCTGATCACGCCGTATTCTTCTCCAAGCCTCTTCAACTGACTGAGGTGCTCATAAAAATTGCTAATA